The genomic stretch AGATGGGCCTTGAGGGTGTCATGATAACCCTGAACCAGGGCCTGCCCCTGGGGATGTCCCTGGGCAGCCTGGTCACTCTTCTGCCTTTGCTGTCTTTCAGCATCACCATTCCCGTGCAGACCTTCTCCAACCTGCAGATCCGAGGTCAGTAGAGCAGGGCCTTGTGGGCAGGGTGTTGGattcctgccctctcccccaggtGGGCTGCTGCTCTGGCCTGGGGCCGAGGACCAGGGCAAAGGGGTCCAGTCCGGGGCTCTCCTTGGGGGCCTTCATAACTCAACGCAGAGCTTCCGGCCAGAACACAGCAGCCCAGGGCATTCCAGGTGGGGCTTGCCGCTGCTCCTGTCCTGCTCTGCCCTGTGCCCCGTTCCCTAACCCTGCACCCCTTGCTATAGCAGAACTGGGGGAAGGTCTCAACCTCTGCCCTGTCTGCAGATCCCTGAGCAAGCTCTGCCCATCTGAGtgttttacctttttgttttttttaactgcttgTCACTACAGGGGGCAAAAGCACCAAAGAAGGGGAAAGTCACAAGGTCACAAGACATCTCAAAAGCCTCACAATACAAGTTATACCAATACAGGCTCACCAGATTGTAAATGGAGCCCCGCCGGCTCTCGGTTAGCAGCCTGCCTCTCAGACTCTCAGACACGCTGCTTTTCTCAGCTTGACAGGGAGCAAGCCTCGCCAAGTCCAttttccctgcctccctgggcttccTCCTCCCAGGTTTCCCTAAAGGGCCAAGCTTGTGTCATTTTCCCAGCGACCTCAGTGCCCAGCCCAGGACCTGGCACAGGGTAAATGTAGGTTAAACTAGCAGAGCTGGCTGGTGTTCAAAGTGATATATCCCTGGTGCTCAGATGAGATGCTCTGGGGCCTCTGGGCAAATGCCAGCCTCTGCCTCACCTCTTCCCCATCACTGGGAGGGCCCCTCGGGTCTTGCCGTGCCTGGTGGCCAGGTTCTCTGCTCAATTCGTTTGTCCCCGAGGCTCCACGGCTCAGCTCAGTGCTGATGCAGCCCAGAGGATTATTTCCCCCTGGACTGCTGCTCGTGTagtgaataaagttttatgttctctgctcttaattttaaatattagggAGTGTGACATGTTACATTTTTCTCTCTGAGGGGGGGAAAGGCTAAATTACTTCTTACTTGGATGTGGCCCTCAAATGATtttatctaaggaaaaaaaaaaaacttcttctGCTCTAGAAATTTAGGAACACGAGATATGCATGTCCCAGGGCTTAGTTCAGCATCAGAAGTTTAACCAGGCAGACCAGGTGGAGGTAATGCTGCCAAGTGCCAAATGGTAAAGGGTCAATAAGGCCCGGAGAAGTGGCAGAGAGAAGtaggagaggggcaggagaacAGGAAAGGGACCCACGTATGCTGGGCACTAAAATGTGGTAGGCACTTAACATGTATCATTTCAGTGAACTGACTCCTTGCTCCCACCTAGAGAAGTAGACACCATCATCCCCAATttgcagattaggaaactgaggctgggagaagTAATTTAACTCGCCCACAGCCTTGCGGCTGAGCTGAGACTCGAGCCTGCCTGATTTCAAAGCCCATGTGCTCCTTCCTCGACACAGCACTGGGTTGTCAGAAAGCCAGGTGCCAAGTGAGAGCTTGAAGAGGGACTGAAATGCAGCCAGGCCAGGAAAGTGAGCAAAACTCTGGATGGACCAGCAACCCTGGGGACCTGAGGCTCTCCGGCCCCTTTGAAAGAGCCTAGGCCCTCTCTGCCTGGTTGGATAGATTTTCAATCCGCATGACTGTGGGTTTCATggggaagctgggggtgggggaggatgtcTAGTGGCCCAGGAGCCAACAGGAGGCCTCCTGTCCCTATGTCTGCAGAAACCAGCCTGGACACCAAGTCCGTGTCAGAAGGCCACCTCAAGAGGAACATCGTGGTAAAAACCGTGGAGATGCGGGACGGAGAGGTAAGGAGAGCAGACCTGAGATTCTGGACCCAGCAGCTCTGGCTGCCTCCAGGAATTTTTAAGACCAGGCTTTGGAAGAAAGCCTAAACTGGCACATAAAAGGTTCTCAATCACTCAGAAGAGCCTCCCGGGGAGGCTCTGGAAGAGGGCAAGGAACCTGGATGTAATTCAATTTCCTGTCCTCTCTGCTGGTGGGTTCTAGGGAGCCTGGGTACCGAGGCCACTGGATGGAGTCCTGATTCAGACTTTCTCCCTGTCTCACCCTCAGAGGCAGGCACCCCCAGCACCAGgcctagggagagagagaaaattaaagttAGTAGCTTTCATGCCCAACTTTCAATTTCCAGCTTGATAAAAGGAACCTGCCGGAGGCATAGGAAAGGGGCATTTGGCATAAGCCCTCCCCGTCACACCAGTGATGGTACTAGCTAATCTTACCACTTCAGCTCGCCTTGTGCCCAGCGAGCTGCTAAATGCTTACGAGTGTTACCTCATTTCCTAGCAGctgctggagggggggggggggggggggcttctggtTACTCTCATAGGAAAGAAAGACCCAGGAAATCTGGGACTTCTCCGAGGTCTCATGGCCTAGCAGTGGTGGGCCTGATGTCTGTGTGAGCCCCTAACTAGGGTGCTGTGCCCTTCTCTGTCCCCTGCAGGTCATTAAGGAGTCCAAACAGGAGCACAAGGACGTGATGTGAGGCAGGACCCACCTGGTGGCCCCTGTCCCACAGTGTGAGGGGCCTGAGCGGTGGGATTGTTGCCCCTCCTCTGAGAGCTGACTTCCCCAGACCCAAGTTCGCACTCATCCCGCCTGCTCCCCTCGTCCCTCCAACCTCTACACCAGCTCGCTGCCCTAGGCTCTGTGGGTACTAGACCTGCCAGATAGCACCCACCCTACACCCAGTAACTCCCAACTAACAAGGCACTCACCCCAAAGGGGCGGCCTGGAGGGGCGTGGCCAGCAGCTTGGCTTAGaactgggaggaaggagagaagttgGGGAGGGCCCTCGATAGCCCTAATCCCTGCTGTCATGGCAACTGTTGCCAGAGCCGGAGGTCCCTGGGGGTAACTGGGAAGTGGGCCTTAGAGTTTCCTCGGGCTGCTGGAGGAAAACCGAGACtctgagacaggaaagggaactCCCCACAGGCAAGATAGCCCTGGCCAGAGGTTTCTTCTTCTAGACTGACCCTGAACAGTCTTGAGAGTGGGTGGGGACATCTGCCACTTGGAGTAGTCCCCAGACAGAATGCCTGGCCTGCCCGGATCCCAGAGGGGCCTCCTGAGCGACGATTCAAGTGTCTCAGTCCCACTGAGCTGACATGTGGGCGCGCTGTGGGCTTGCCACGGGCGTGTGGGAGCCTGATTCTCAGCACTTGGGGGATCTACAGTGTAAGTGGAGAGGGAAGGGGTGCTGGGAAGGAGTAGAGGGGGGCTGCCTGGCCCCTAGGTTGGATACAGAGAGGTCAAGCCCAGGAGTCCTCCCTCCATacggctggaggggaggcaggtggagtTGGTGGAGGCTGGAGGCGGCGGCTGGGATGATGCTAGACGGCAGAGCTGGAGGTTGGGGGCAACCGGGTACACCTGGCCACTGGGTCGTGGGAATCAAGGAAGTGACTCACCCTCTCGAAGTTGCTGAAACAGGAGAGAGGGGCTGCTGTCCCCAGGGGCAGGGCACGCTTTGTCCCAATTCTAAAGGCCCCTTCCTTGCTGCACAGTCCCTCCACCCGGGCCTCTGCGCCACTGTAGTTGCTGCCTGGCGACCCCAGCAAACACGGCTAGGCGAAGCCACCACCATACACCTGACACATCCCACTCTACGGTGACCTGCTGCTTTTCCCTAACCAAGGGCCCTTGTGGTTCCCCTCTTACTCATATACAAAATGTACCCTCATATTGTAGGTAGCACTCTATTTTATCATTCAGGAAATAGAGGCACGAGCAGAGTGAAGGCTCTGGTTTGTGCTCTGCTTTCCATGGGAAGACTGTGGGGGGCAGGCACGGGACTATCTGTGCCCAGAAGTAGGGCTGAAAGGGCCCGCTCCAGGGTCCCCCTCGCCCCTCTAAGGCCAGAGAAGTGAGAGTCCCTCCCTTTTTCCAAGACCTGGTGcctttcccccactccctcctgccACCCACTGCTGCTAACCTCCAGGGCACCACCGCAGCCTTTACTAAGGTAAATAAAGATGATTGCGCGGCCTTCCCCAGAGTGGACTCTGATCTGTTCAGGAGCggctgggggggagggcaggaagtaGCCTTGGACGAGATTCAACTTGCTTCTTATCGCTGATCATCTTGGGACCCCGACCCCCCCAGCAGCAGCCACAAGACAAATCCCAACTCCAACCCTGCTCCACAAGGCAGCCCTGGTGCCCCTCCGGCCCCCTCTTGTCACCCAGTCTCCAGCCCTGGGGAAAGCCCTGACTTTGACCTCCATTTTCCTCACCCGTTTTCCCTGTTCTAGTCCTTACCTTTATTCCCAAACCTGCCATTCCAGAGAAGAGGACATATACCAccactcccccttcctctccctgctgcccccaatTCAACCAGCGCCCACTCGGCAATCCTCCAAGGCAAGAAAATAAAGCACCTCAAACACTGTTCCAACATCAAAAAGGCCATTTGATAAATATTAGGTTCACTCTTCCTTCTCTGAGCGCGAGGTTGGAAGGTGCACACTCTGGCTACTTCCATACTGGCCTCGGTCCCCCCTCTCCCGCCGGCCTCAGGCTTCTCCACCTGCCAGGGGCGGGTTGTAACTCACAGatcgacacacatacacacacacacccttgccacacagcgcccccccccccaagcatcGGTAGCATTTAACAAACACATCTGAGCACAACTGGTCTTTGGagccagggaaggggtgggggtggcctaGGGGGAGAAGTTGGGACGACAGTGAAATAAGTAACAGCAGCACCGACAGACGTGAATGGTGACAAAGACCGCCGTGATGAACAGGTAGCCTATCAGGGTGAGCTCCACAGCAGAGCGGGTCTCGGGGTCCGAGAACGAGGGCTGGTAGCGGCCTCGGGACGTGACGCCCAGCCGCAGGCCAGCGACCCGCACCCCCTGCCGCCAGCAGTAGTAGATGCCCCGGTCGCTCAGCTGCGTGAAGCGGATATGGAGATGGTTGCCGTGGTCAATGAACACCCTCATGGACCTGTTCACGCCCTCCAGGTACTGCGTGCGGTAGAAGTACTGGCGGTCCTTGTCCCAGGCCACGGCGTGCTCTGGCCGGGCTCCGGGGCAGGAGATGATGAGCCCGTGGCCCAGCCTCTGCCAGTGGAACTGGATGGGCACCTGAGGCACCCAGGGCGGGCTGCCCAGCTTGGACACGTAGCTGAGGATGGCCACGAAGCCCTCCTGAGCCGCCTTCTGCTCACAGGGCACCACACAGCTCTGAACCAGTAGCTCGGGGCTGTGCTCCCTGGCCCGGGCCCGAAGCTTCCTGGGCACAGCCCGCGAGCCGCAGGACACCACATCGGGCACTGTCTTGCGGTAGCGCGGGGAGAGACCTGGGCTCCGCAGGTAGCACAGGCCGATGCGCCACTGCTCCCCGCGCACCCCGCAGCGGTCGCAAGGGGTCCACTCCCAGAAGGTGGTGAAGATGTGGAGGCTGCCGTGGTGCTCGTCCGCAAAGGGCTCCTGGCCCTGGTCCTTGAAGGTGGCCACCATTCCCTCGCTGCTCTGGACGTCCACGTCATAGGCGTAAAAGTAGTCCCCCTTGCGGGTGCCACAAAAATACAGGCCCGAGTCGTCGGGCTGGGCCCGGAAAACCAGCAGGCTGAACATGCGGATGCTGAAACGAACCAGCATGTCGCTGCCCACGCGCACCTGGGACTCCTCTGTCAGCACCCGCCCGTCGAAGTCCGTCAGCACTTTGGTGTGGCTGCCGCCCAGGTCCTTCTGATAGTACCAGACCACGGCAGACACCTCCTCGGGCTTGCAGTGGCAGGGAAGCTCGAAGCTCATGTCTGCCAGGTAGGCTGCATTGTCAAACATCAGAAAAGCCGGGCAGGGGGTCCTCTGAAAAATGTTCTCCTTCTCCACAATTTCAAAGGCCTGGAGACAGCCCCACACCCACAGGAGCACCGTGGCATGGGTCAGGTTCATGCCCGCGAGAGGCAACGGTCGGAGGGGAGCAGGGCCAAACCAAGGCACTCAAGGCCTACAGGGCTTCTAGAAATCACTGCCAGGGGCAGCTATCTGTAGGAGAAAGGATTAAGCAGCCAGGGAAAGAAGCAAGACCCTGCAGAGGAAGCGGCCAAAGGCAAGGCGATTTATTCCCAGCTGGTGTACAAGATGCCCTTCTCATGTTCCAGATGTGATCTGGAGCGAAAACCATTCTAGAACCCGGCCCTCTCTCCCCTTTCTAGAACACTGGCACTCACCCAAGAATGGGTCAGGGGAAAACGGAATGAGAAGCAAGGGCACAGGTGCTAGAACAGGAAAATCTCTGCCTTCCTGCTTcaggccctgcctgcctgcttgGTGGATAGGTCTTCCCTTTGGTCAATCCGGGAGCTGAAGAAGACCCACCTGCCTGCACATCTGGCCATCTGAAGCCTAGGAGGCTGGCCAGACCTAAGCTGACGGCTTGGGGCTTTTCCAGGCCCAACCTGCACAGGAAGCGCAGGAATTCAGCCCCTGAGCAAAATACTATACCTCAATGAGGTACCATTTCATCATTTGTCatttcaatatccattcattGATTTGGGGTAGTCTTGTTAAGAGCTATGGAGATCAGTATTTGTTTACCATGGAAGattgatgatttttctttttttctcttttgtttttcatttatttaattagttagttagtttgtttgtttatttactttagtAGAGGCTTTAACTGGGATAGCCAGCATTTGGTTGGGCACATACCCGTCTCTCAGGGCCACAGGCTAGGGGCTTGGCAGACTCTAAGGGTGGGAAGCAAACCTCTTTCAAGCTTTTGGGCCCCTGACCATTTTGTTGATCTACGTGGTTCAGAatactgagccaccaaggtggcTGGGGAAGTGGGGAAGATTCGATTCCTGCATATGGTCTGAAAATTCCAAGTTGAGAAGGGAATTAGGTGTGGGCTTCTCAGTGCTGCAGAGCCCCCAGGACAACAAGCAAAAAATGCCTCCAGTGGCCACTGGGGGCCTCCTGAAGGTAACTGGTCCTGTCAATCCACCTGGTACAGCCCTAGCAGCTCTTGCAGgagcctctcctcctcctggagCCCACCAGGCTGCTCCTCCAGACCCCGCTCCCTCTGGCTGAGCCCCTCCTTTGTGGGTCTGGGAGCACTCGTGGCCTGCAGCTTCTGGAACAGGCCTCTGCAGCTCGCTCTCTCCGCGTGGCTCAGCAGGCTCAGGTTCAGGGTGAAGCGCCCGGTGCGGGCCAGGCTGCGCAGGATCCCTAGCACCACCAACCGGTCGGCCAGCCTCACGTGATCAGCCAGTGCCACCAGCAGCTCCCCTAGAAGTCCAAACCCCACGTCCGTCTGGAAGAGGTGACCCAGCTTTGGACCTCCGAGCTGCAGCAGGGCCTGGTAGCGCTCTGGCCCACTCCGCAAGGACCGACGCCAATCACGGTAGAACTCTGCGGAGGTCTCAGGCTGGAAAAGTGTTTTCTCCTGGAtcacaaggaaggaaaggaaggcccGAGTTCTTCCAGCTGCTCTGAGTCAGTTAGAGAGTGACAGTGAGGGGAGTCTGTGGGTTTTCATCTAAGTTCTAGTGTGGCTCTCTGAGTACTGGGTAGGCTGTGGTCCCGGTGGGCCTGGCTTTCAGATCAGCGAACTGGGaatgggacagggagggagggcccCAAGGAACCCAGGCCATGATTTGAAAATCTCAGTTGTACCAGGATTTTCCCGCTGATGAATGTGAACATAGCCCTGCTCTATGAGAGTAAGTCAGGGGATGATTGGAAAcctcagaaagagagaaaggaattcaagGTGAGTGTTAGAAATCTGACAGGCTGGGTCTCTCTCCCAACGCTGCCACGGTATCATTACACTATATACCATATAACCTGGGGACCGAGCAACTCAAATCTGATCCGGGAGTGCAGGTTAAAGGACTGAGTGAAGAAGACCTGCCTAGCCCACCTTTCTGACTTGTTCTGCCCAGTTTAACTCACCCTCACCATCTGCtggttgcttttctttctgggatTGGAGGTGGAAACCTGCCCCTGTTAGCTCaacatgagaaagaaggaagaagtatGTGTCGTAAGAAGACAGGATTGGAGGTTTAGGGCAGAGGATCCTACTGGGCTGAAGAGGCTGGGCCTCACCTACCTGGGAGATTTCAGTGGTCTCGTCCTGAGAGGTCCCTCTCTGAGTAGCGTGACAGTTCCAGGCCACGGTCCTCTTCCCTCCTATCTTGTCCTTCCGCTCCAGTGGTTTCAGATGTGATGCAAGGACAATACCCCTGTGAGCAAAGGACAGAGATTGGAGGATAGACTTCATGCTATCTGTGGATATGAGGTGGCTGCACTTTGCATGATAGAGGTGAAACCTACCAGCAAGCCAATATGACaacaataataacagcaacaaaggCTGACAGCTCGGATCACCTcccatgtgccagacattgtgctcAAAATCTTACatgtaataatttatttaatcgtAACAATGGTCactctcttttacagatgaggaataggggctcagagaggttaagcaacttgcatAAGATCACACAGGTAGCAGAAGGTAGGGCCAGGACTGAGCCCAGAATTGTCTGACTGCAAAGCACATGCCTTATCTACTACAGTCCACCATAACCAGGAGGGTCTGAGAAAAATTGCCTTAAGCCAACCTGAACTCCTCATAGGAAGCCACCTTCTGCTCCACAGCCCGTAACTTGGCAGCATTCTCCCGTTTATATTTCTCATCAGCAGTGAGTGCAGCCTGCAGCTCTTTCTCCAAAGCCTTGAAGTCAATGATATCATTCTTTTCCATAGTCTGTTTCTAGGAAGGCAAAGGGAATGGACATGAGTGGAAAATCAATATCAGGGAGGAGGATGTGTCTGCATTCTTTGCCAGCCTACAAAATGATCCCAAAGCGCTCTGGATATCGTTCCACTTATCTTGGAGGCCATTACAACAATCTAGTTCTCTACTATATGAGTTGCACAGTGAGGACTTGCTTAAGACTTGTCACTGAAAATAGAATACAGAGTTCTGCCTTTCAGTTTGGAGCCCTGTCTTAATTTTGTTCTCTGCCtctaaaagcattttaattttggtGATTCTGCTGAGGAAACATTTGGATCTCAGAATTCAGTCCCCTCACTCTTCCATCTGGGCTCACTCTATCGCCAGGTGTTATGACAGAGGACctcccacaaaaacaaaactattgtTAACTATACTGAGTCCAGGGATAAAAGTTCACCCATCATTCAATGTTTTTAATGGGGAATGATACTTTCCACCCAAACCAGATGCAATGACTGAGTAGGAAATCAAGCAGAAGTGGCAGAGGAAGGGGTTCAGGGATCCCCGTTCCCAAATCCCTCATCCAGACCAGTCCTGGAGCACAGGTCTGTAGGTACTTGAGCAACCTCTTTAGCTCTgccactgcattttttttttttaagattttatttatttatttgacagagagagagacagcaagagagggaacacaagcagggggagtggtagagggagcaGTAGccttcccctgagcagggagcccgctgcccggctggatcccaggaccctgggatcacgacctgacccgaaggcagacggttaaccactgaaccacccaggagcccctctgccATTGTATTTCTGCAGCCCCTGCGTATGTGAGGCTGATCCATCCGTTCTACAAGGAAATCACCTATGTGGGTGCTAGTAGTGGCTCTGGCATTTACTTGCTGTGagatctctctgaacctcacacTTTTGGTGCGTTGAGCTAGATTTTGCGGCGGCGTCATCATCAACAGCCCTAGGGCAGTGAAGCAGGAGGTCTGCGACCAACCCCaaacccctttccctccaccccagcGCGGGTAAACGGAACACCTAGAAGGGGGCGGGGCAGGCCAGGAACTGAACTCAAGTGCCCTGGCTCCTGTCCACTTCTGAGCCCTCCGCAGTCATTGAAGAGAGAGAACAACTAAcccttccgcccccccccccccaggcccttcACCCCGGGACCTCAGGCCtagatttccttgttttctttagGAATACTCAGATACACCAGAACGGCACGGGTCGGCGTAGACCACGCCCAGCAGCTGTGGTTGCTCAGCAACTGCTCCAACAGCCTGATCATGTGGTCGTCCCGAAGGCCCCCTTTCAGGGTGGCTCCGAGGAGCCTGACCAGATTCATGCCGCCTCAGGCCTCAATCTCTTTGGAGCGGCCCATTCCCTGGTTTGGGAACCCTACGATTCCACGTCGCTCGTTCCTGAGTCCGCGGCCGGCATTCCTCCCAGCCGGTCCTCAGGCAGAGGGCTGTCCTCGGGACAGAAACGCGACGGCCGCGTCTGCGGGGGCCTTCTGGTCGGCGGGCGCAGCGGCGCGACGGCGTGCGGCGGAAGCGCGGTCTCCGGCAGCGGACTTGGAGCTTTTTAGCCTGAGCGGGTGGCAGGTGAGCTGGTGGGGGGTCAACGGCAGGGGAAAGTTGCTCCGGGTGGGATGGGAAATTAAATAATGTCAGATCTGGAAGAGACATTGTaggttttctgccccctttcactttacagatgggTAAAGCGTGGAGCGGGAAAGGGAATGaaagacacccccccacacacacacacagcacgtACCTCGGTTCCGGGGTTCCCTCAGTGTCGACCCTCCGTAAAATTCCTTCCCTGGGCAGGGGTCGTTGTCTTACTCCTTCCATCTGTGCCGCCTTTTCTCTACCAACCTCCCTCCATCCTTATTCTGTATTCGTTTGAGAGCTTGCGTATTAGCGGGAAGCTGCAATGAGGTTTGGTCACTAGTTTTGTGCAACTGTGGGCAAGTCAGCTATCTTCTCTGTGTCTTGtaggagtcattcattcaacaaatacttatttagaTCTTGTTTTATGCCAGCACagttctaagtgaaataaaacaaaatctttgctTAAATTGTAGTGGGGAGATGACAGTGAAAATGACGTGAATAGATATATGTGAGAGAAGGACTAGtactactaataaaaataaaacagtgaaaatgGGGAGTTGGAGAGTGTGGGTAGGGAAGGCTGTTTTAGAGTGACATTCTCAGAGGTGACATTTTAGTAGGGACCTGAGTGAAATGAGGGAACAGGTATAAATATCCAAGGGAAGAGCATGTTGGAAGAGAATTTCAAGTGCAGGGGCCTTGAAGCAGAAATTAGCTTGGTTTGTTCTGCGAGCAGCCTTTTATAAAAAAATGTGCGCAGGCACTTCGTGGATCTTCAGTCATGGGAGATTGAAATGAGCACAGAAGTAATAGCTCTTAGGAAGTAAAAAGAATCTATGCGTATGAAAGTTTCCatcataatttacatttaattacaaGTTCCTGGAGCTAGTCCTTTACTTGAGATAAATATCACTATCTCAAAATTAAATATTCCATTCAGTTAACATTTATCCAGTTCCTACTTATGCAAGGTGCTATGTTGGGCATTGGCAGGAAGGCACAAAGAACACAGGGTTCCTGTATTCAAGAATGGCCAAAAAAATAATGCTTGCTGACATTTATTGAGGTGGGGACTGTGATAAATTGTTTACCCAGACTGTTGTGTTTAAGTCTCATAACTTTATGCAATGGGGATTACTCCACTTTCCATTTGAGGAAATACATTTGGAGAAGTGTAGTAACTTACCTGGGAGTACCTAGTTAGTAAGTGACAAAGTTAAGATTCAAATGTAGGCCTTCCAACTCCAGAGCTGTAACCCTTACCCCATCTCTGGCTTGTTGCTTCTTACTTATAAACTGTAGGATTGGTGGGGAGGGTAGTAGTTAACTGCCATTCCAGGCAGAATTGGATGCCGATTAAGGTACAAAAGGCTATAGCAGTGTAGGGGAGTGAGAAATTGAGAATCTAGAAAAGCTCGAAGGAAGTAGCATTTGAATTGTTGCTTTGAATAGAATTTCAGTAATTAAAGTGGAGAAAACCTACgaatacttattaattacaaagagaaaacaagtaaCTTTACATTCGAAAAGCCTGGCAGACACCATTTCATCAAGTGATTAAATTGACATCACCACTAATGGGACAGATCAAAATCGTCTCCCTGATGGGAGATGCA from Ursus arctos isolate Adak ecotype North America unplaced genomic scaffold, UrsArc2.0 scaffold_24, whole genome shotgun sequence encodes the following:
- the CCDC103 gene encoding coiled-coil domain-containing protein 103 yields the protein MEKNDIIDFKALEKELQAALTADEKYKRENAAKLRAVEQKVASYEEFRGIVLASHLKPLERKDKIGGKRTVAWNCHATQRGTSQDETTEISQEKTLFQPETSAEFYRDWRRSLRSGPERYQALLQLGGPKLGHLFQTDVGFGLLGELLVALADHVRLADRLVVLGILRSLARTGRFTLNLSLLSHAERASCRGLFQKLQATSAPRPTKEGLSQRERGLEEQPGGLQEEERLLQELLGLYQVD
- the FAM187A gene encoding Ig-like V-type domain-containing protein FAM187A; translated protein: MNLTHATVLLWVWGCLQAFEIVEKENIFQRTPCPAFLMFDNAAYLADMSFELPCHCKPEEVSAVVWYYQKDLGGSHTKVLTDFDGRVLTEESQVRVGSDMLVRFSIRMFSLLVFRAQPDDSGLYFCGTRKGDYFYAYDVDVQSSEGMVATFKDQGQEPFADEHHGSLHIFTTFWEWTPCDRCGVRGEQWRIGLCYLRSPGLSPRYRKTVPDVVSCGSRAVPRKLRARAREHSPELLVQSCVVPCEQKAAQEGFVAILSYVSKLGSPPWVPQVPIQFHWQRLGHGLIISCPGARPEHAVAWDKDRQYFYRTQYLEGVNRSMRVFIDHGNHLHIRFTQLSDRGIYYCWRQGVRVAGLRLGVTSRGRYQPSFSDPETRSAVELTLIGYLFITAVFVTIHVCRCCCYLFHCRPNFSP